From the Billgrantia sulfidoxydans genome, one window contains:
- a CDS encoding oxidoreductase, with protein MRKQTFGVGLIGFGIAGRIFHAPLIQATPGLELLAVVSSSPERVHEALPEVEVLPKAAALFARSDIDLVVIASPNETHFPLAKAAMAAGKHLVIDKPFTVSLSEARLLKAEADKAECRVSVFHNRRWDSDFRTLQALIEAGAVGRPVALELRFDRFRPKVADRWREQQKPGSGIWYDLGSHLLDQARTLFGMPRAILLDLMAARDDAQVDDDFHALLDYEDLRVTLRASSLVAEPTPQQALHGTRGSFVKYGRDPQENWLREGRAPTRDWGIDPRPGKLSVDEGEGETVALTSREHAGLPGDYLAYYTGIVESLAEGTPPPVTVEEAIEVMTLLEAGLDSYRQDRWIRLKENNGTLRKLLHRRGA; from the coding sequence ATGCGCAAGCAGACCTTCGGCGTCGGCTTGATCGGCTTCGGCATCGCCGGCCGTATCTTCCACGCCCCGTTGATCCAGGCCACGCCTGGGTTGGAATTGCTGGCCGTGGTCAGCAGCTCGCCCGAACGTGTGCATGAAGCGCTGCCCGAGGTCGAGGTGCTGCCCAAGGCGGCGGCGCTGTTCGCCCGCTCGGACATCGACCTGGTGGTCATCGCCAGCCCCAACGAGACCCACTTCCCGCTGGCCAAGGCGGCGATGGCTGCCGGCAAGCATCTGGTGATCGACAAGCCATTCACCGTATCGCTGTCGGAGGCGCGGCTGCTCAAGGCCGAAGCCGACAAGGCCGAGTGCCGGGTCAGCGTCTTTCACAATCGACGCTGGGACAGCGATTTTCGCACCTTGCAGGCGCTGATCGAGGCGGGGGCCGTGGGCCGCCCGGTGGCGCTCGAGCTACGCTTCGACCGCTTCCGCCCGAAGGTGGCCGATCGCTGGCGGGAGCAGCAGAAGCCGGGTAGCGGTATCTGGTACGACCTGGGGTCGCACCTGCTCGATCAGGCCCGCACGCTGTTCGGCATGCCGCGGGCGATCCTGCTCGACCTGATGGCCGCGCGCGACGATGCCCAGGTGGATGACGACTTCCATGCGCTGCTGGACTACGAGGATCTGCGCGTCACCCTGCGCGCCAGCTCGCTGGTGGCCGAGCCGACGCCGCAGCAGGCCCTGCACGGCACCCGGGGCAGCTTCGTCAAGTATGGCCGCGACCCCCAGGAGAACTGGCTGCGCGAGGGGCGCGCGCCGACGCGTGACTGGGGCATCGATCCGCGACCCGGGAAGCTGTCGGTCGACGAGGGGGAGGGCGAAACCGTTGCGCTGACCTCTCGCGAGCATGCGGGGCTGCCGGGCGATTACCTGGCGTACTATACCGGTATCGTCGAGTCCCTGGCGGAAGGCACGCCACCGCCCGTGACGGTGGAGGAAGCCATCGAGGTGATGACGCTGCTGGAAGCGGGGCTGGACAGCTATCGCCAGGATCGCTGGATCCGCCTCAAGGAGAACAATGGCACCCTGCGCAAGCTGCTGCATCGCCGCGGCGCTTGA
- the ilvD gene encoding dihydroxy-acid dehydratase produces MPEYRSRTTTAGRNMAGARALWRATGMKDEDFHKPIIAVANSFTQFVPGHVHLKDMGQLVAREIEKAGGVAKEFNTIAVDDGIAMGHDGMLYSLPSRDIIADSVEYMVNAHCADALVCISNCDKITPGMLMAAMRLNIPVIFVSGGPMEAGKTKLLDHGLDLVDAMVMAADDSVDDATLAEVERSACPTCGSCSGMFTANSMNCLTEALGLALPGNGTVVATHADRRRLFETAGHRIVELAKRYYEGNEAHLLPRAIGSQAAFKNAMTLDIAMGGSTNTILHLLAAAQEAELDFTMADIDRLSREVPQLCKVAPNTQKYHIEDVHRAGGIMAILGELDRAGVLDTRVPTVYGDTLKDALDEWDIMRNPSPEVVEFYKAGPGGVPTQVAFSQSARWPSLDGDRATGCIRDLEHAFSKEGGLAVLRGNIAVDGCVVKTAGVDDSILVFEGPAHVVESQDQAVEHILAGQVKEGEVVVIRYEGPKGGPGMQEMLYPTSYLKSKGLGKACALLTDGRFSGGTSGLSIGHVSPEAAAGGAIGLVRSGDVIRIDIPNRTIDVKLSDAELAARREAEEARGADAWKPSIQRVRKVSAALKAYALLATSADKGAVRDLSKLD; encoded by the coding sequence ATGCCCGAATATCGCTCCCGCACCACCACGGCCGGCCGCAACATGGCCGGCGCCCGCGCCCTCTGGCGCGCCACCGGCATGAAGGACGAGGACTTCCACAAGCCGATCATCGCCGTGGCCAACTCCTTCACCCAGTTCGTGCCCGGTCACGTGCACCTCAAGGACATGGGCCAACTGGTGGCGAGGGAGATCGAGAAGGCCGGCGGGGTGGCCAAGGAGTTCAACACCATCGCCGTGGACGACGGCATCGCCATGGGCCATGACGGCATGCTCTACTCGCTGCCGAGCCGTGACATCATCGCCGACAGCGTCGAGTACATGGTCAACGCCCACTGCGCCGACGCCCTGGTGTGCATCTCCAACTGCGACAAGATCACCCCGGGCATGCTGATGGCCGCCATGCGCCTCAACATCCCGGTGATCTTCGTCTCCGGCGGCCCCATGGAGGCCGGCAAGACCAAGCTGCTCGACCATGGGCTCGACCTGGTCGACGCCATGGTCATGGCTGCCGACGACTCGGTGGACGACGCCACCCTGGCCGAGGTCGAGCGTAGCGCCTGCCCCACCTGCGGCAGCTGCTCGGGCATGTTCACCGCCAACTCGATGAACTGCCTGACCGAGGCGCTGGGCCTGGCGCTGCCGGGCAACGGTACCGTGGTGGCCACCCATGCCGATCGTCGCCGGCTGTTCGAGACCGCCGGGCATCGCATCGTCGAGCTGGCCAAGCGCTACTACGAGGGCAATGAGGCCCACCTGCTGCCGCGCGCCATCGGTTCGCAGGCCGCGTTCAAGAACGCCATGACGCTGGACATCGCCATGGGCGGTTCCACCAACACCATCCTGCACCTGCTGGCCGCCGCCCAGGAGGCCGAGCTCGACTTCACCATGGCCGACATCGACCGCCTCTCGCGGGAAGTGCCGCAGCTGTGCAAGGTGGCGCCCAACACCCAGAAGTATCACATCGAGGACGTCCACCGCGCCGGCGGCATCATGGCGATCCTCGGCGAGCTCGACCGGGCCGGCGTGCTCGATACCCGCGTGCCCACGGTCTACGGCGACACCCTCAAGGACGCCCTGGACGAGTGGGACATCATGCGCAACCCGAGTCCCGAGGTGGTGGAGTTCTACAAGGCCGGCCCCGGCGGCGTGCCGACCCAGGTGGCGTTCTCCCAGAGCGCTCGTTGGCCGAGTCTCGACGGCGACCGCGCCACCGGCTGCATCCGCGATCTCGAGCACGCCTTCTCGAAGGAGGGCGGGCTCGCGGTGCTGCGCGGCAACATCGCCGTGGACGGCTGCGTGGTGAAGACCGCCGGCGTCGACGACTCGATCCTGGTGTTCGAAGGGCCGGCCCATGTGGTCGAGTCCCAGGACCAGGCGGTGGAGCACATCCTGGCCGGCCAGGTGAAGGAGGGCGAGGTCGTCGTCATCCGCTATGAGGGGCCGAAGGGCGGACCCGGCATGCAGGAGATGCTCTACCCGACCTCCTATCTCAAGTCCAAGGGGCTGGGCAAGGCTTGTGCGTTGCTCACCGACGGGCGCTTCTCAGGCGGGACCTCCGGCCTCTCCATCGGCCACGTCTCGCCCGAGGCGGCGGCGGGCGGCGCCATCGGCCTGGTGCGCAGCGGCGACGTGATCCGTATCGACATTCCCAACCGCACGATCGACGTCAAGCTCTCCGACGCCGAGCTGGCGGCGCGGCGCGAAGCCGAGGAGGCGCGCGGCGCCGATGCCTGGAAACCGAGCATTCAGCGCGTGCGCAAGGTATCGGCGGCGCTCAAGGCCTATGCGCTGCTGGCCACCTCTGCCGACAAGGGGGCGGTGCGCGACCTCTCCAAGCTCGACTGA
- a CDS encoding TAXI family TRAP transporter solute-binding subunit: protein MPHPKHAFTRTLLASATAVLVGATALSAQAETRVTYKSASAGTAYYQMGVELSEAIRQGTDGEVVLTLEESQGSVQNVMEVMARQGNYVFTTPPGLVEQAMAGEGPFAERQSPRFEEIRGLFPIPSITMHFVVAGDAGVIGLEDLEGKEILIGRGTFGAREAERYLELFDLQDKVEVADAEIGSGPDALKNGQIDAFVTASSFPTPNVIETAASMPVSLVSLTDEQIEQTGAARQTIPAGTYNGIDEAVETTSLPVIAYTTTNMDEETAYTLTKTFWERRDAMAEESPWWGGITPDMIGNIAGTLHPGAVRYYDEADIEIPDDLR from the coding sequence ATGCCGCATCCCAAGCACGCCTTCACCCGCACCCTGCTGGCATCGGCCACCGCCGTGTTGGTGGGCGCCACCGCACTGTCCGCCCAGGCCGAGACCCGTGTGACCTACAAGTCCGCCTCGGCGGGTACCGCCTATTATCAGATGGGCGTCGAACTTTCCGAGGCCATTCGCCAGGGCACCGACGGTGAGGTCGTGCTGACCCTGGAAGAGAGCCAGGGCTCGGTGCAGAACGTCATGGAGGTGATGGCGCGCCAGGGCAACTATGTCTTCACCACGCCGCCGGGGCTGGTCGAACAGGCCATGGCTGGCGAAGGCCCCTTCGCCGAACGGCAGAGCCCGCGCTTCGAGGAGATTCGCGGCCTGTTCCCGATTCCCTCCATCACCATGCACTTCGTGGTGGCGGGCGACGCGGGCGTGATCGGCCTCGAGGATCTCGAGGGCAAGGAAATCCTCATCGGTCGCGGCACCTTCGGCGCTCGCGAGGCCGAACGCTATCTCGAACTTTTCGACCTGCAGGACAAGGTGGAAGTGGCGGATGCCGAGATCGGCAGCGGCCCGGATGCGTTGAAGAATGGACAGATCGATGCCTTCGTCACGGCAAGCTCTTTCCCCACCCCCAACGTGATCGAGACCGCCGCCAGCATGCCGGTCAGCCTGGTCAGCCTGACCGACGAGCAGATCGAACAGACCGGCGCGGCGCGTCAGACCATCCCGGCTGGCACCTATAACGGCATCGATGAAGCGGTCGAGACCACCTCGCTGCCGGTGATCGCCTATACCACGACCAACATGGACGAAGAAACCGCTTATACCCTGACCAAGACGTTCTGGGAGCGCCGCGATGCCATGGCCGAGGAGTCGCCCTGGTGGGGTGGTATCACCCCTGACATGATCGGCAACATTGCCGGCACCCTGCACCCGGGGGCCGTGCGCTATTACGATGAAGCCGACATCGAGATTCCTGACGACTTGCGTTAA
- a CDS encoding TRAP transporter permease: protein MPLTLSSPAAGSVVGDGLPRTHPAWVFLGAVTVIFHLGLIFYGLAPALVSRPIHMALALPWILIHAARTPYERGSGWLLTLLGIAACGYIAFNEEALASQYGFIDTHFQMLVGAFLIVLALETARRAIGWPLPLVTLAALLYGLLGDMVPGQFGHPGLPIQSFVGTLTIAEGGLWGKLTGVSVGVVAVFVIFGAVLNAGEAGRGFMNMASAVAGRLTGGAAKVAVISSALMGSISGSASANVASTGAITIPSMVRLGYPRALAGGVEAVASSGGQIMPPLMGAGAFVMVELTGTPYTQIMAAALLPAILYFATVWMGINAYATRHDLRPMAAGDRPGGREVAITSLFFAVPFVLLLERIFLGGYTPQYAASIAIFAGMLLLFFDVNLTFSLRGFASRMAEAVVTAGRQVAVIGAIIICASLVIGVLSLTGLGVKITSGILSLSNEMLWPALLLTALACLVLGMEVPTTAAYVICVSVAGPALTALGLEPLLAHLFVFWFALLSTITPPVCGGVFIAAGMVGENWLKVAMKAMALGIGLYIIPLAMVANPDVIRLAFDPLWAVFDALKIALGLAAISYGVIARRAAWLRVVLVVAGALVIFAF from the coding sequence ATGCCACTGACGTTATCTTCCCCGGCGGCCGGCTCGGTCGTCGGCGACGGTTTGCCGCGCACGCATCCCGCCTGGGTGTTCCTGGGCGCGGTCACTGTCATCTTCCATCTCGGTTTGATTTTTTACGGTCTGGCCCCTGCCTTGGTCAGCCGGCCGATCCACATGGCGCTGGCACTGCCCTGGATCCTGATTCATGCGGCGCGAACCCCTTATGAACGCGGCAGCGGTTGGCTGCTGACCCTGCTGGGTATTGCCGCCTGCGGTTACATCGCCTTCAACGAGGAGGCGTTGGCGAGCCAGTACGGTTTCATCGATACCCATTTCCAGATGCTCGTCGGGGCATTCTTGATCGTACTGGCGCTGGAAACGGCCCGTCGGGCGATCGGCTGGCCGCTGCCGCTGGTGACGCTGGCGGCACTTCTCTATGGCCTGTTGGGCGACATGGTGCCCGGCCAGTTCGGCCACCCAGGGCTGCCGATACAGAGTTTCGTCGGCACCCTGACCATCGCCGAGGGAGGCCTGTGGGGCAAGTTGACGGGGGTCAGCGTCGGCGTGGTAGCGGTTTTCGTCATTTTCGGCGCGGTGCTCAACGCCGGCGAAGCGGGTCGCGGCTTCATGAACATGGCCAGCGCCGTCGCCGGCCGCCTGACCGGTGGCGCAGCCAAGGTGGCGGTAATCTCCTCGGCGCTCATGGGCTCGATCTCCGGCTCGGCCTCGGCCAACGTGGCCTCCACCGGGGCCATCACTATTCCCTCCATGGTGCGCCTGGGCTATCCGCGCGCCCTGGCCGGGGGCGTCGAGGCGGTGGCTTCCTCCGGCGGGCAGATCATGCCGCCGCTGATGGGGGCGGGGGCGTTCGTCATGGTCGAACTCACCGGCACGCCCTACACCCAGATCATGGCCGCGGCGCTGCTGCCGGCGATCCTCTACTTCGCCACCGTGTGGATGGGCATCAACGCCTACGCCACCCGCCACGACCTGCGCCCCATGGCGGCGGGAGATCGGCCCGGCGGCAGGGAGGTGGCGATCACCTCGCTGTTCTTCGCCGTGCCCTTCGTACTGCTGCTCGAACGCATCTTTCTCGGCGGCTACACCCCTCAGTACGCCGCCAGCATTGCCATCTTCGCCGGCATGCTGCTGCTGTTCTTCGACGTGAACCTCACCTTCTCCCTGCGCGGTTTCGCCTCGCGCATGGCCGAGGCGGTGGTCACCGCCGGCCGCCAGGTAGCGGTGATCGGCGCCATCATCATCTGTGCCTCGCTGGTGATCGGCGTGCTCTCGCTGACGGGGCTCGGGGTCAAGATCACCTCCGGCATCCTCTCGCTGTCGAACGAGATGCTGTGGCCGGCGCTGCTGCTCACCGCGCTCGCCTGCCTGGTGCTGGGCATGGAGGTGCCGACCACGGCCGCCTACGTGATCTGCGTCTCGGTGGCGGGGCCGGCGCTCACCGCGCTGGGGCTCGAGCCCTTATTGGCGCACCTGTTCGTGTTCTGGTTCGCGCTGCTCTCGACCATCACGCCGCCGGTATGCGGCGGGGTGTTCATCGCCGCCGGCATGGTCGGGGAGAACTGGCTCAAGGTGGCGATGAAAGCCATGGCATTGGGTATCGGGCTCTACATCATTCCGCTGGCCATGGTCGCCAATCCCGATGTGATCCGCCTGGCCTTCGATCCGCTCTGGGCCGTTTTCGATGCGCTCAAGATCGCGCTGGGCCTCGCCGCCATCTCCTACGGGGTGATCGCACGGCGCGCAGCGTGGCTGCGGGTGGTACTCGTGGTGGCCGGCGCGCTGGTGATCTTCGCCTTTTGA
- a CDS encoding phosphatidylglycerophosphatase A family protein — protein sequence MNRCPPSVWRRPVHFFAFGLGSGGVPWAPGTFGTLAAIPFYWLLSELPLTWYLSLVTVSFLAGVWLCDKTSRDLGVHDHSGIVWDEFVGYWIAMAAVPFSWEAALWGFVLFRIFDVFKPWPIRWADRRVAGGFGIMIDDVLAAIYAWSTMHLWLWLH from the coding sequence ATGAACCGCTGCCCGCCGAGCGTCTGGCGGCGCCCCGTCCACTTCTTCGCCTTCGGCCTGGGCAGCGGCGGCGTGCCCTGGGCGCCGGGCACCTTCGGTACCCTGGCGGCGATCCCCTTCTACTGGCTGCTCTCGGAGCTGCCGCTGACCTGGTATCTCTCGCTGGTGACGGTCTCCTTCCTGGCCGGCGTGTGGCTATGCGACAAGACCTCGCGCGACCTCGGGGTCCACGATCACTCCGGCATCGTATGGGACGAGTTCGTCGGCTACTGGATCGCCATGGCCGCCGTCCCGTTCTCCTGGGAAGCGGCGCTGTGGGGCTTCGTGCTGTTCCGCATCTTCGACGTGTTCAAGCCATGGCCGATTCGCTGGGCCGATCGGCGCGTGGCGGGCGGGTTCGGCATCATGATCGATGACGTCCTGGCTGCCATCTACGCCTGGAGCACGATGCACCTGTGGCTCTGGTTGCACTAA
- a CDS encoding DUF945 family protein, with protein MRKERLIVPLLVVVVLAWLAGQAVSSWLFEREMARTLTDLEARGEIDIKRVDVEQGWWSSTGRILLAPLFGQTWQLELTYHARHGVLSTQLDGEAMLRHGPDGDNLFGDSLASSPPQWEASYHTLNGALEGGIQLSPLRITQQQRELTFEGGRLRFSGEQGDWRLRAQLEAWTLSDGAVRLEIGPATLNSQYAYTEGAHAFTQEDRLLVESLSWHQPQLKLDATAVRLANRVSLDDQELRMQLDLDLGEIHTAEQVLLTGQVEAELSRLNADAIRSTMSRLRELAASGRHAGDREALLAELEPYLLAILQDSPRLDLKRLELDSPMLGLAARVDGALFFDGRRLEALSLTDLDQPEAKERWRRRLDGDFTWYELPTVVALWLGLPLDTRTLEVDVGRGQVRVNGRPLPPLWR; from the coding sequence ATGCGCAAGGAACGGCTCATCGTCCCGCTGCTGGTCGTGGTGGTGCTGGCCTGGCTGGCGGGGCAGGCGGTCTCGAGCTGGCTGTTCGAGCGGGAAATGGCCCGTACGCTCACCGACCTGGAGGCGCGCGGGGAGATCGACATCAAGCGCGTGGACGTGGAGCAGGGCTGGTGGTCCTCGACCGGGCGCATTCTCCTGGCGCCGCTGTTCGGCCAGACGTGGCAGCTGGAGCTGACCTATCATGCCCGCCATGGCGTGCTCAGCACGCAGCTCGACGGCGAGGCGATGCTCCGCCATGGCCCCGACGGTGACAATCTGTTCGGCGATTCGCTGGCCTCTTCTCCGCCCCAGTGGGAGGCCAGCTACCACACCCTGAACGGTGCCCTCGAGGGCGGGATTCAGCTGTCCCCTCTGCGTATCACCCAGCAGCAGCGCGAGCTGACCTTCGAAGGGGGGCGCCTGCGCTTCAGCGGCGAACAGGGCGACTGGCGGCTGCGCGCCCAGCTGGAGGCGTGGACGCTCAGCGACGGTGCCGTGCGGCTGGAAATCGGTCCCGCCACGCTCAACAGCCAGTATGCCTATACCGAGGGAGCGCACGCCTTCACCCAGGAGGACCGCCTGCTGGTCGAATCGCTCTCCTGGCACCAGCCCCAGCTCAAGCTCGATGCCACCGCCGTGCGCCTGGCAAATCGGGTCTCGCTGGACGACCAGGAGCTGCGCATGCAGCTCGACCTCGACCTGGGCGAGATCCACACCGCCGAGCAGGTCCTGTTGACCGGGCAGGTAGAAGCCGAGCTGTCGCGGCTCAATGCCGATGCGATCCGCAGCACCATGTCGCGGCTGCGTGAGCTGGCCGCCAGCGGTCGCCACGCTGGCGACCGCGAGGCGCTGCTGGCCGAGCTCGAACCCTACCTGCTGGCGATCCTGCAGGACTCGCCGCGTCTCGACCTCAAGCGCCTCGAGCTGGACAGCCCGATGCTGGGGCTGGCGGCGCGCGTCGATGGCGCGCTGTTCTTCGACGGCCGCCGGCTGGAGGCACTGAGCCTGACCGACCTCGACCAACCCGAAGCCAAGGAGCGCTGGCGGCGGCGCCTCGACGGCGACTTCACCTGGTACGAGCTGCCTACCGTGGTTGCCCTCTGGCTCGGCTTGCCACTGGATACCCGCACGCTCGAGGTCGACGTCGGGCGGGGCCAGGTGCGCGTCAACGGCCGCCCGCTGCCGCCCCTGTGGCGCTGA
- the lon gene encoding endopeptidase La translates to MSEHDQDEHNWRQARAGSDEALGSDGEVDEVANAVIPASDYLPERIYLLPIHNRPFFPAQVQPLVINRERWEETMRRVGNTPHQTLGVAFVGDRAVDELGHEHFPEIGTAVKVHKMHGEEGQLQFIAQGLRRFRIQRWLSKEPPFLVEVSYPREPVKADEDETRAYAMAIINGIKELLPINPLYGEELKHYLNRFSPHEPGPLTDFAAAITSAKGRELQAVLETLPVQARMEKVLPLLRKEIDVAQLQTEISEQVNAQMQERQREFFLREQLKVIQRELGISKDDRENDVDTFRDRLEELTVPPKVLTRIEEELDKLSVLETGSPEYGTTRNYLDWLTSMPWGVRSQDQLDLAHARAVLDRDHDGLKDVKERIIEFLAEGTFKGDVGGSILLLVGPPGVGKTSVGRSIAEALGREFYRFSVGGMRDEAEIKGHRRTYIGAMPGKLVQALKEVEVENPVIMLDEIDKLGKSFQGDPASALLEVLDPEQNVDFLDHYLDVRLDLSKVLFVCTANVLDTIPGPLLDRMEQIRLSGYIAEEKVAIAKHHLWPKLLERDRIPKKRINLTDAALRQVIEGYAREAGVRQLEKQLHSIVRKAAVKLLEGEQASVRISVKNLEEYLGAPLFRQEQVLKGEGVVTGLAWTSMGGATLPIEAGKVHSLTRGFKLTGKLGEVMQESANIAYSYTLGHLAEYGVDTDFFDSAFVHLHVPEGATPKDGPSAGVTMATALLSLARHQGIDRPLAMTGELTLTGQVLPVGGIREKIIAARRSRIFEVILPEANRRDYEELPDFLKEGMTVHFAKRYRDVAKVAFGI, encoded by the coding sequence ATGAGCGAGCATGATCAGGACGAACACAACTGGCGGCAGGCGCGGGCGGGCTCCGACGAGGCGCTGGGTTCCGATGGCGAGGTGGACGAAGTCGCCAACGCCGTGATTCCGGCCAGTGACTACCTGCCCGAGCGCATCTACCTGCTGCCGATCCACAACCGCCCCTTCTTTCCCGCCCAGGTCCAGCCGCTGGTGATCAACCGCGAGCGCTGGGAGGAGACCATGCGCCGGGTCGGCAATACTCCCCACCAGACGTTGGGGGTGGCCTTCGTCGGCGACCGGGCGGTGGACGAGCTCGGTCATGAGCATTTCCCCGAGATCGGCACCGCGGTCAAGGTGCACAAGATGCACGGCGAGGAGGGGCAGCTGCAGTTCATCGCCCAGGGCCTGCGCCGCTTCCGCATCCAGCGCTGGCTGTCGAAGGAGCCCCCTTTCCTGGTCGAGGTCAGCTATCCGCGCGAGCCGGTCAAGGCCGACGAGGACGAGACCCGCGCCTACGCCATGGCGATCATCAATGGCATCAAGGAGCTGTTGCCGATCAACCCGCTCTACGGCGAAGAGCTCAAGCACTACCTCAACCGCTTCAGCCCCCACGAGCCGGGGCCGCTGACCGACTTCGCCGCCGCCATCACCTCGGCCAAGGGGCGCGAGCTGCAGGCCGTGCTCGAGACGCTGCCGGTGCAGGCGCGCATGGAGAAGGTGCTGCCGCTGCTGCGCAAGGAGATCGACGTTGCCCAGCTGCAGACCGAGATCAGCGAGCAGGTCAATGCCCAGATGCAGGAGCGTCAGCGCGAGTTCTTCCTGCGCGAGCAGCTCAAGGTGATCCAGCGCGAGCTGGGCATCTCCAAGGATGACCGCGAGAACGACGTCGATACCTTCCGCGACCGACTGGAGGAGCTGACGGTGCCCCCCAAGGTGCTGACCCGCATCGAGGAGGAGCTCGACAAGCTCTCGGTGCTGGAGACCGGCTCGCCGGAGTACGGCACCACGCGCAATTACCTGGACTGGCTCACGTCGATGCCGTGGGGCGTGCGCAGCCAGGACCAGCTCGACCTGGCGCACGCCCGGGCGGTGCTCGACCGCGACCATGACGGCCTCAAGGACGTCAAGGAGCGCATCATCGAATTTCTCGCCGAGGGCACCTTCAAGGGCGATGTGGGCGGCTCGATCCTGCTGCTGGTCGGCCCGCCCGGGGTGGGCAAGACGTCGGTCGGGCGTTCCATCGCCGAAGCGCTGGGGCGGGAGTTCTACCGCTTCTCGGTGGGTGGCATGCGCGACGAGGCCGAGATCAAGGGGCACCGCCGCACCTACATCGGCGCCATGCCGGGCAAGCTGGTCCAGGCGCTCAAGGAGGTCGAGGTCGAAAACCCGGTGATCATGCTCGACGAGATCGACAAGCTGGGCAAGTCGTTCCAGGGCGACCCGGCCTCGGCCCTGCTCGAGGTGCTCGACCCCGAGCAGAACGTCGACTTCCTCGATCACTACCTCGACGTGCGCCTGGATCTCTCCAAGGTGCTGTTCGTATGCACCGCCAACGTGCTCGACACCATCCCCGGTCCGCTGCTCGACCGCATGGAGCAGATCCGTCTGTCGGGCTACATCGCCGAGGAGAAGGTGGCCATCGCCAAGCACCACCTGTGGCCCAAGCTGCTCGAGCGCGACAGGATCCCGAAGAAGCGCATCAACCTCACCGACGCGGCGCTGCGCCAGGTGATCGAGGGTTACGCCCGTGAGGCGGGCGTGCGACAGCTCGAGAAGCAGCTGCACAGCATCGTGCGCAAGGCCGCGGTCAAGCTGCTCGAAGGCGAGCAGGCCTCGGTACGCATCTCGGTCAAGAACCTCGAGGAGTACCTCGGGGCGCCGCTGTTCCGCCAGGAACAGGTGCTCAAGGGCGAAGGCGTGGTCACCGGCCTGGCCTGGACCTCCATGGGCGGCGCCACGCTGCCGATCGAGGCCGGCAAGGTGCACTCGCTGACCCGCGGCTTCAAGCTCACCGGCAAGCTCGGCGAGGTGATGCAGGAGTCGGCCAACATCGCCTACAGCTACACCCTGGGTCACCTCGCCGAGTACGGGGTCGATACCGACTTCTTCGACTCCGCCTTCGTGCACCTGCACGTGCCCGAAGGCGCCACGCCCAAGGACGGTCCCTCGGCGGGGGTGACCATGGCCACGGCGCTGCTGTCCCTGGCGCGCCACCAAGGCATCGACCGGCCGCTGGCGATGACCGGCGAGCTGACCCTGACCGGCCAGGTCCTGCCGGTGGGCGGGATTCGCGAGAAGATCATCGCCGCCCGGCGCAGCAGGATCTTCGAGGTGATCCTGCCCGAGGCCAACCGCCGCGACTACGAAGAATTGCCTGACTTCCTCAAGGAAGGTATGACGGTGCACTTCGCCAAGCGTTACCGCGACGTGGCCAAGGTGGCGTTTGGTATTTGA
- a CDS encoding SDR family NAD(P)-dependent oxidoreductase: MRTTAVIGGAGGIGSAIVEQLLAAGDFVHVLDLEERRATAAPLVDAWPQRCAFVGCDLGRPEDISAAFAGIEARGAGLDVFVSAAGVIQRGPFVEVPADALDAMLTVNVRGAYQALQAAARLMMAGGGGRIVIVASAHGLRTTSERSAYAMCKGAMLALTRALAVELGPHGILVNAVAPGPVSVGMQDAESESRRRWQAATPLGRVAEAGEVARAVAFLACAENTFVSGETLVVDGGANVSM, encoded by the coding sequence ATGCGTACCACGGCCGTAATCGGCGGCGCCGGAGGAATCGGCAGCGCCATCGTCGAACAGCTGCTCGCGGCGGGCGATTTCGTTCATGTCCTGGACCTCGAGGAGCGACGCGCGACGGCGGCGCCCCTGGTCGACGCCTGGCCGCAGCGATGCGCCTTCGTCGGCTGTGACCTGGGCCGCCCCGAGGATATCTCCGCCGCCTTCGCCGGGATCGAGGCGCGGGGCGCCGGGCTCGACGTGTTCGTCAGCGCCGCCGGCGTGATCCAGCGCGGGCCTTTCGTCGAGGTGCCGGCCGACGCGCTCGACGCCATGCTGACGGTCAACGTCCGCGGCGCCTACCAGGCACTGCAGGCCGCCGCCCGATTGATGATGGCCGGTGGCGGCGGGCGTATCGTCATCGTCGCCTCGGCCCATGGCCTGCGTACCACCAGCGAGCGTTCGGCCTATGCCATGTGCAAGGGCGCCATGCTGGCGCTCACTCGCGCCCTGGCGGTGGAACTGGGCCCCCACGGCATCCTGGTCAACGCCGTAGCCCCGGGGCCGGTCAGCGTGGGCATGCAGGATGCCGAGTCCGAATCGCGGCGGCGCTGGCAGGCAGCGACGCCGCTCGGCCGGGTGGCCGAAGCCGGCGAGGTGGCCCGGGCCGTGGCCTTCCTCGCCTGCGCCGAGAACACCTTCGTCAGCGGAGAGACGCTGGTGGTGGATGGCGGCGCCAACGTCTCGATGTAG